The DNA sequence GTGGTAGCTTGCCTGTCTATTAAATTATTTTGCTGTTCGGCTACCCGTTCTAGGAGTGCTTCAATTCGGTCAAGTCTGCTGGGTTGTCCCCCGTTGTATTGTCTTGGTATATCGCTCATTGTCCTGCCTCAATCATTTTGGCAATCGCAACTTGGCGTGAATAAATATCTTGAATTTGTGCTTCTGTCATACTGATTTATCTTGTTCTGCTTTCCTTTGTTCTGCGATCGCCCGTTTTACTAGCACCCTGGTCAATTGGGGAACCGTTAAAAACTCTTTATTCGCCCAATGGTCTAGAAATTTTATATCCTCCTCATCTAATCTCAAGGTTATTCGTGGCTTGCTTGAAGGCATAAGAGCAACTATATAAACACTTTTGTTCAATTATGGCTCCAAATACTTACCAAGAGCGGTTTTTAGTTCCTAGTTGACTAAGTGACGCACCTGTTGCTATATTAGCATCTAAGGCAATCGATCAACAACAAGCCACTAATTAGCGTCCTACGAGTAAGCCAAAGTATTACCCCATCTGGCTTTTAGCGATTAGGAGCGACATTGTGATGTGTACTTATTCTGATTGCTAGCTAGTTACTATCTGATTCACATTGATTACTGTAGTAAACCCATGAAACCTAGACGGAGCAAACATTCTACAGACCTAGACTCATTCCTTGATTTCCCATCTACCAAGACATATTTAGCTGAGGTCTTGGGTGTTAGCCGTTCGACTTTGGTCACTTGGGAGAATTTAGCCTTCTGGAGAATCCCCAGTTTCAGAGATGCCTACCCCAAAAAAGCCGATAACACTCACGATCGCGAGTCGCCATTGTCGCCGTATCAAGCATGGGTTTTGGGGAGAGTAGGGCGATTAATGGCACAGCTACGACGGTCTGAACGAGTCAAAGGCTATATCGCCAAAAACCCGAATGATTTTTCTAGATACCGCTATCAGCAAGCATTCCAGCAAATTCAAAAAATCCAAAAGGGAGCGTAAATCATGGCAACACGAAAAAAGGTGACTCCAACCATGCCAACAGCAGACACAGTAAGCATTCATGATGCTGCAAAAAAGTACATGACCACGGAACAAAGCTTGAGACTGGCTTTAAGCCATGTTCGCCCGGATGATTTTGACACTGTAAAGGCAGTTTCTGAAGCCGATTTAGAAGCGATCTCCTCATACTTTCAGCCAGAATTACCAACTGTGGCTAGCACCTCAGAGTTACCTGAAAATTCACAAAATTTAACACAGCAAACATCTGAGCCAGCCACAGAACAGCCACAAAATGCCCTATCCCTACAAGGGCAACAGCAACATCTAACAGCCCCTACCCAATCCCCAAACCCTAACACCCAACTGACGCTGATTGACCAGCTAACTAGACAAGCATCAGAAGAAATTGCAGCAGTAGACGCTATAGCCCAAGTTAAGAACCAACTGATTCTAAATAACTTGGCTGTGCGAGATGCGGAACTAACAGAGGGTATCAATCAGCACTGGCAACACCAAAAGCAAGGATATTTGGGAGCGATTAGAGATTTGGCTGGACTTGCACAGCAAAAGCCAGAAGTTACCCCAGATGAAACTAACCTGACCCAAGAAATTGAAGGCATCATCACCGAACTGGGAAAAAAGCTCATCGCGTGAGAGCGATCAACATCCTGTTATCTCCCCTCGACTTTGTTAACTGGTTATTAGAAAGAGTACTAACGCCATGACTTTTACAATTTCCGGCACTGAACCAGAGGCAAGCATAAGCGCTAATTCCTTACCAGAACTAGTTTCTCTTGCCCAAGAATTACTTGGTCAAATCCGCCAACATCCACAGTTTAAAGGCTTACGCTTCGATTGTGATGTAGCTATTGGTGACGTTAAGCAGTATTTCAACTACCTCGAATGCGCTGTTGCTAGTGACTCAGAGGTAGCTAAGTTTGAAGGTTTTACAGAATAATTCTTGCTGCCAACTCCACAGAACACAGTCGGTAGCAGATAAAGCCAGAATTAATGCTCTCAATAGTTTTGAGAGCTTTTAAGCATCAGATACCCGTCAATACTACCATGCAAGATGACTTAAACAGCCAAATTCAGGATGCAAAGACGGATGAAACAGAGCTAAATCTTGTCCTGAGAAAATACGATTTGGATGAGGAATTAGCGCTTGAATTTAGCGAAATAGACAAAGCATTTAGGCAACTAGAAATTAAATATCAATCGCTAATTAACACGAGGAAATTTTTCAACAATGGCAAAAATTGATGCTACAAAAGCAGCAGCCCAAGCTGTAGCAGAAAAGCTAGCAGGACGCAAACAAAACTCCACATCTAGCACCAATGATTCCACACCTGCTACTGTCCCCAGAGATAGCCGTATCCCTGGATTGTTGAGCGTCACGCCGGATTTAATACCGGGAATGATGCCACCATTCCAGCCGAATCAGTATCATATTTCAGATCCGCTTAATCCTCCTGAAACGCTCCCACAGGCAACTCAAAGCCAGCTAGATAAAGGTATGAAAATCTATGAAGGTTCTACACGAGCATTGAAACTTACGGGGGCAGCGCTCGACCTGACACGCGAGAAATTTACTGTTATTGGTAAGCACTCAAAGGCTTTTGGTGCTGGTATTCAAGCAGCTACCGAAATTGAGAAAGTTAAGGGTAATTATTTAGATTACCTTAATCAAAAAGAAGTAACTACCCAAAAATCAATTTCTTTAGATGTCAGCCAAGTTAAGACAAGCGCTGATACGAATATCTCGGTTTATAGCAAAGATGAGTTAAACCAAAAACTGTTACAAGCTCAAATAAAAGCTGAGGAATTAAGACTAAAAACTATTGAGTCACAAGGGAACCTAGCAAGCTTTAAAGCACAGTTGGGTGATTATCTGGAGGTGAAATCATGAGATTATCCCACAGTTTAGGGCTAAGTGCTTTTAGCTTGTGCGCTGGGTTAGCAGTAGCTTCTGGAGGGTTCACCAACGATATAGCCAAAGTAATCTCTATGCTTGGTGTGGGAGCATTGCCAGCAAGTTTTATTACTTACTTTATCGCTGATACTAAATCACAGAGATTGCTAAATGATGCCGAAAGTAAGAATAAAAAAGCAGGTGAAACACTGCATAAAGTTATCAGGGAATTTGAAAGGAGCAAGTCAAGGTTAGCCACTGTTAGTAGCCAGCTAGAATCTTTGAAAGATGAACTCAAAGAAGCGAGAAATACCATCAACTCGTTAGGTCATAACAAACTAGAAAGCACAGCAATAATAGCTCAACTGCAAGCCAAGTTAAATCAATTATCTACACAGACTCAAAAAGATACCCAGCGTATTGAATATCTGGAAAGTGAGACTGAGCAATGGGAATTGAACTTTAAAACTCAAGTAGAAGCGGAGGCTAACAAACGCTTTCAACTTGCCAAGTCACAGGAATTAGAAAAGATTTATCATGAACACGATTCTATTACCTCTGAAGCTATGCAGCTATTCAGAAGGTTGCAAAACTGGGGTGAGAAGGTAGCGCATGGTCATCAAAGTAAAGCCGAGATTATCAAAAGTTTGGCAAGTAGCTACAACGAAAATTTAGATGAGGTTGGGGAAGCGATCGCCAATGAGCGCCAAAACTATATAGAGCAAATCGAGCTACTAAACGAGCGCGTAGGTCAGCTACAGCAACAATTGGCAGGTGATTTAATAGAACCCGTGTATGGTGACTTTGGCTTTGATATCAACGGGAAAATCGCCAACGAAATAGCGCGTACTTTGTTTACTGATATCAGGTTGGCTTTGAGCGTTAAAGGCTTTCAGGTGAAGCCTGACGGCGTTGTAGACATTGGTTATGGCTATTCCCGGTCTGTGCATACCTTAGCCATTGCAGAAGCAATCAGCAAGCATTCTGACACGCTGGCTAAAAAGCTGGGACTATTCAAAATAACAAGCGTTCGCAAGCTGGAAATAACCGATTGTATTGTGGTCAGCTACCGTATGGGGCCAGCCATCAAAGCAGATGAAATTAAGTTGATGGTTGGGACTACTGACGAATTTATCAACTATGTAGTCAGTCACCCAATCCGCTATCGGCTGATTGCAGATCCGGGCGTTGGTAAAACCCCAACCACTGCGGTAATGATTAGCGAAATCCTCAAAGCTGGATGCACTCGCGGCAATACTGGCAAGGGTGAGAAAGTACCTCACACTCTGGTTACGGTGTCTTATCCTGGTGCTGTTGCTTCACTCAAAGATAGCAACTATCCTTTAGAGCATTTCCTTAAATATGGCGATACCACAGCCGCGATTAAATCCTTTGATGATTGCCTAGACGACGGAAATTTTCGAGTTCAAAACCCCACATTCGCTGCTAACTTCTTTCAAATTTGGGCATGGGATGAATTAGATAACACGCTGAATTCTTGCAGTGAGCCATACAAGGCAGGGGAAAACCTTAAGAAGATTTTAAAACAGTTTGGTCACAATAACATCGGTTGGATTGTGTCGGGTCAATCAGTGATGACCAAACAAATCCCAGGTTTTACCAATGATGATCGGTCACTCTTTACCGAAATAATCATTGGCATTCCCAAAATCAGACATTACCTGAATACCTACGGCAAGGGGAAAAACAGCGAGTCTAATTTGGCTAAGTTGATTCGGAACTTAGACGCTATTGAAGAATACATCGACCATAAAAATGAGTTAGTTACCGATGATGCGAGATTATTAAGAGTAGCCTTAGTCGTCGATTCTCGCTCACCCAAACTTTATTTTTTACCTAATCTCGATAAAGTTAGTTTCAACTATCAAGAGATAGAAGAGACAAAGCGACTGGCAAGAGTTGCAAAGTCCCCTGACACGGGTTACACGAGATTGACACGCGATACCTTAAACCCAAGCATAGCAAGCACTGACATGGTGATGTCTGCTGCGTCATTTTCCACTATAGGGGGTAGCCGCCAAAGTGACACAAAGCCTTATTGTCCCCACTGTGGTCACGCAAATTTAACCGTAAGAAAGGATAAAAGATATTACTGTTTAAACTGCAAAAAAATAACAGTTTCTAATAAAATAATTTGGAAATAAATATATGGACTTGGATGAGATTACGACAATTATCTATCAGCCTAAAAATGACCATGAGCCGGGATTTATCTATTTAATGGAAGCAGAGGGCTATCACGGGCTAATTCCTGGTTGTTACCTCCGTCGTTGCAAAATTGGGTTATCTCGTAATCCCGAAGCTCGACTTGATAACTTTCATAGGAATCAACCACCTTGTAACGTGAAAATCCTCAAGACTATTTATGTAGAGGATATGGCAGATGTAGAAGGTGAATTACATCAACAATTTAGCCAATGCAATGTTGAGTTAATCAAAAGTCAAGAGTGGTTTGATTTTAATCCAATGCAATTTCTGATGGTTAACTGGGAATTTGAGAAGCGATCGCTACACGTCTTTAGCATTAGCGACTTGCCAATTAAGCTAATCATTTTCAGCATGATCGGGCTATTGTCCGTGGGTGCGATCGCTGGCAGATTGACAAATCAACCAGTTAACTCCGTGATACAGCCACAAGAGAAATTGACAAAGTAAGCAAAATTAAGGGAGGTTGTTAGCCTCCCTTTGGGTTTTAGAACGGTGTGTTACCAGTCTCGTTTACCTTGGCGAGATATCCCCGCCAGTAGTCTCCATCCTGGCTTTTGGGTGGTAATCCAATCGCCGCGTCGAATTCTCCGTCAAAGTAGTCGCTAGTAGGTTGGAATTGTTGAGGTTGAGCAATTGTGAGTAACATGAGAATACCTTTTATTTTTAAGCTGCGGGTTAGTAGCCCGCTTTTTCTGTGGTTTTTTTAACCTGTTATTAGTGTAGCTTAACCTGTTATATAATGTCAATAACCTGTTAAAAATATCTCACAGGTTATTGACATCTGCTAACTTGTTAGTTAAATTAATAACAGCTTAGAAATAAAGGGGAGTCAGTCAGATGTCTAAAGCAGTTCAGGAACAAGTAGATCAACTCTTTGTTGCGGTCAAAGATTTGCAAAGCCTTGAAGAGATCAAGCCACACTGTGAGAAGTTCAACGAGTGGATAAATACCAACACTAACTACAGCATTAAAAGCTTAGGCACTGTGCTGAGTCGGGCTGGCTTCTATAAAAAATTCAAGTCACTGCCATTAGAGCAAGGGAAAAACGCTGATTCTGTACCCAAGCATGATGCCCAAGGCAACGTAACAGGTTATGAGTTAAAGCACTATGTTTTACTGCTGTGTGGTCTGGATAAAAAGGATTGGGAGGAGCGTAACGAGTCAACACGGGTAAGCTTACGCCTCGAAAATGGTCAGGAAATCAGCCCAGACGAATATTTAGAAGTAACAGGTAAGCTGTTAGAATCCCAAGACCTCCATGAAGTAGCAGTGGGGTTAATTGCTGCCACTGGCCGCCGCCCTCATGAAATTCTGGCTCGTGCTAAGTTCGCACCTGTGGAGGGTCAAAGCTATCAGGTAATGTTCACTGGTCAAGGTAAAAAACGGGGAGATAAGCCAGTATTCCCCATCGCTACCCTCTACCCTGCTAGTTACGTCATTGAGCGATTGAACTGGTTAAGAAAGGAGCCAACAACTAAAGCACTGTTGGCAGAGGTGGCTAACGAGAATCCTACAGACCTTTCAGCCCAAAACCGCGCTATTGACAGCCGCCGCAATGGTTCGTTGAACCGGGTAGTACGGGCATACTTTGGGGATAAGGGAGATAAAGCACCGATTCTAAATTTTCGACATGGGGAAGAACAAGACAACTGCAAAGCACTCCGAGCCGCATATCTAGCACTGGCTACTGAGCGCGATTGCCAGGGTTCAACGGGTTCTAAAATGCTACGTGCAGCTAGGTTAGCTGGTCACTTTGTTAAAGATACTCCCACAGATCGAGATTTACAAAATCTTGTAACCACTTTGGGGTATGCCGATTACTACCTTACAAAACCTGTAGGTTTTCCCGATGCTCCATCAAAAGAAAAACTTTCAAATGTTCGGGTTAATTCTTCAAATTTAGAAGCTATTCGCCACTTGCAAGGGGAGTTCAATTTACCCAATCAGCAATCAGCTATTACCTACTTGCTTGAGTCATTTAACAACCGTTTGGATACTGCAAAGCAATTACAGTCAGCACAACAGAGAGTTGCCCAATTAGAAACAGAGATTAAAGAGTTACGCCAAAGTAATAACCAGTTAGAAGAAATTAATAACCAATTAGATATAGCCAACAAACAATTACAGCAGGAGAAAGCAGCTATGGAAACCACAGCACAGCAACCCCAAACAGTTACTCTTAATGTCACTGAGTTAGATTCTTGGCTAGAGAAAAAAGTTATTGAGGTGGTGAACAAGGTAACTCTTGGGCAAGGTATCGCTCCCGCCGCCAAGTCTATCCCTGCCAAGGTTGCACCCATCAAGGAAGAGATTGACTGGCAAACCAAGACTGATGCTGAGGTGTG is a window from the Nostoc sp. ATCC 53789 genome containing:
- a CDS encoding GIY-YIG nuclease family protein, whose product is MDLDEITTIIYQPKNDHEPGFIYLMEAEGYHGLIPGCYLRRCKIGLSRNPEARLDNFHRNQPPCNVKILKTIYVEDMADVEGELHQQFSQCNVELIKSQEWFDFNPMQFLMVNWEFEKRSLHVFSISDLPIKLIIFSMIGLLSVGAIAGRLTNQPVNSVIQPQEKLTK
- a CDS encoding protelomerase family protein; this translates as MSKAVQEQVDQLFVAVKDLQSLEEIKPHCEKFNEWINTNTNYSIKSLGTVLSRAGFYKKFKSLPLEQGKNADSVPKHDAQGNVTGYELKHYVLLLCGLDKKDWEERNESTRVSLRLENGQEISPDEYLEVTGKLLESQDLHEVAVGLIAATGRRPHEILARAKFAPVEGQSYQVMFTGQGKKRGDKPVFPIATLYPASYVIERLNWLRKEPTTKALLAEVANENPTDLSAQNRAIDSRRNGSLNRVVRAYFGDKGDKAPILNFRHGEEQDNCKALRAAYLALATERDCQGSTGSKMLRAARLAGHFVKDTPTDRDLQNLVTTLGYADYYLTKPVGFPDAPSKEKLSNVRVNSSNLEAIRHLQGEFNLPNQQSAITYLLESFNNRLDTAKQLQSAQQRVAQLETEIKELRQSNNQLEEINNQLDIANKQLQQEKAAMETTAQQPQTVTLNVTELDSWLEKKVIEVVNKVTLGQGIAPAAKSIPAKVAPIKEEIDWQTKTDAEVWGSKATLAAVEKIRRSYQAICLYNDTVATGDSDRLAVTNQALRDLSGCNGLLVRDWIEQHKDEIISHNAKFGMENKKDPSNPASYANKGKDTDKILLLINDEFLSGEAFKAGRN